AGCCACAAACACATCAGTTCACCCTATAAAAATTCATCAGCTAAAAGGATTATCATGTTTCTGAGATGGATGGTAAGAAAGGATAAACGTGGTGTAGATTTTGGAATCTGGAAAAATATAGATCAGAAATACCTGTCTATTCCGCTGGATGTACATACCGGAAACATTTCAAGAAAACTGGGTCTTGTTTCAAGAACACAGAATGACTGGAAAACAGTGGAAGAGCTGGATGTAGCAATTAGAAAATTTGATGAAAAAGATCCGGCAAAATATGACTATGCATTGTTTGGATTGGGAGTAACCAAGGAACTCTTGTAAAAAAAGAAATGATGAAAAAATATAACGAAAAAACAGAAGTTCTTGAGAAGATAGCAGACCGTGTTACTTCATGGATTGGATCTATTCAATCTTTGATTGTGCATACCTTACTTTTTTTTACTTCGTTTTTGCTTCCTATGATACATCTTGTAGAATTTGATAAGATGCTTCTTATTCTTACTACAGTTCTTTCTTTGGAAGCTATTTATCTGGCAATCTTTATTCAGATGTCTGTTAATAAAAGCCACGAAAAAATTGAAGATATTCAGGAAGATATCGAGGAAATTAGTGAAGATATTGAAGATATTCAGGAGGATATTGAGGAGATTAATGAAGACATAGAAGATATTCAGGAGGACATTGAAGAGATCAGTGAAGATATTGAGGAGATCAATGAGGAAGAGGAAGAAGAGGATCATATTGAAAGAGCAAAAAATGTAATCCTAAAAAGTAATGTAAGCTCTAATAAAAACGAAATAAAGGCTTTAAAGGATATTATTACTCAACTAAAAAATGAGATTGAGCAATTAAAAAACAATGAATAATTAGTCCTGAAAATCATTATTATTTAAGAAGAATAAGCAAACAGATCAATATTTATTGGTCTGTTTCTTTATAATTAAAAGATAAGTATTGTTTATGTAAAATTTAATGATAATGTATATTTTTTATGATTATTACATTAAATTAAAAGATAAGTGCCTGAAATGCTGATTTGTTGTCGTTATTTTTGCTACATTTGAACAAATGAATTTAAAATGTTGAATTATAGATTAAAAAACTACTTTTTTCTTTTAACGTTTTTACTGGCTTCTATTTCTGTCTTTTCTCAGATTACACCTGAAAGAAAGAAGATAAGAAAGAAACCTTCTACGGAAAGTTTGAGAGCTGGAACATTTATAGATGTAAATGTTCCTCCTTATGCTGCTTCAAATTACTCTCCTGAACAACTGGTAAAAGAGATTTTAATTAATGGCGGATCCACTTGTACCACAGCCAATGTCACTAATGTTACGGTGAGCCCAAACCATGCTGCCGATAATGATAACAGGTTTTGGGGGTACTTCAATAAAGGAACGGCAACTTTTCCTTTTACAGATGGAATTGTACTCACAACAGGACATGCCAAAGAGGCTGGGAATAGTTTTATAGGATTACTGGGTAAAACCATAGGTACGGGAAGTGATCCGGATCTTGTGGCTGCTACCAATCCTACCGTGGAGCTGAAAGATGCTGTAGCTCTTGAATTTGATTTTGTTCCCAATTCTACTCAGGTAAAATTCAATTATATTTTTGCTTCGGAAGAATATGATTCAGATTATCCTTGTACGGGTGGTTATTCGGATGCTTTTGCACTTCTTCTAAAAAAAGTCGGCGATCCTACCTATACCAACCTAGCTGTATTACCGGGTAGTGCAGGACCTGTAAGTGCAACGAATATTGTGCCTGCTGGTAACGGTTTCTCTTGCGGGCCCATCAATGAGGTTTATTTTGGAGGAATGAATAATCCGCATGTTGGCTTTAATTATTATGGAAAAACAGTTCCTTTGACTGCGATTGCAGATGTAATTCCTGGACAAACCTATCATTTTAAAATGGTACTGGCAGATGCAAAAGATAATGGACATGACTCTGCGGTCTTCCTTGAGGGAGGATCATTTGATATAGGTATCAAAATTGTGGATGAAACCGGAGTAGGGTTACCGGGAACCATTAATATGTGTGACAATACACCAAAGTCGTTAAAGGCTCAGCTGGCTACCATTCCGGGGATGACTTTTCAATGGTATAAGGATGGAGTTTTAATTCCTGGTGCTACCAATGCTATTTATGTTGCCACCCAGCCAGGGGTGTATACTATAAAAGTAATGATTCCGGGAAATCAATGTCCGGGAGAAGCTACTATTAAGATTATTGGCGGAACAAGCCCTACGGTACAAAATGCAGTACTGAAACTTTGTACTACCCCTACACTTAGTACATTTGATCTATTGGCTGCACAGTCTATGATCAGTACAACACCGAATTCAATATTCCGTTTTTACCTTAATCAGGCGGATGCGCAAGCTCAAAATAATAGCTATATTCCTAATCTGACAAACTATAATGGTACAGATGGCCAGGTATTGTATGTTCTTGTTTCCAATGGGGCATTTTGTAGTAAAATAGCAACCCTTACATTAAGAAAAGAAGAAACTCCTATCGTGAAACTTAATGCCGCAAAATTAAAGATTTGTGTAGGCGAATCAGTTCTATTAACCGCATCTGGCGGAGTAACTTATGAATGGAGTGATAACCCTACTACAGGAGGAATCAGGACTGTGAGTCCTACTAAAACCACTACCTATATTGTGTATGCTATCGGGGCGCAAGGTTGTAAATCATTACAGCCGGCACAGGTTACTATAGAAGTGGTTCCTGCTATTGTTTCTACACTAAAAGGAGGACATATCTGCCAAGGAGATAGAATTCTGTTAGATGCAGGTTCAGGTCCCGGATATACCTATGAATGGAGTACAGGACAAACCAGCCAGACCATTACTGTAGATAAACCAGGAGAGTATAAAGTAACAATCAGTAATGGAGTTTGCTCCAAAGAATTTAAAACAGATGTGATTAAGGCTGTTATTCCCGAAGTTACAAACGTTGATTATAATGATAAAGGAACTATAGTTCTTACAGCAAGCAATCCAAGCAATGGTATACTGGAATATTCAATAGATAACGGGATTACATGGCAATCATCCAATGTATTTACCAATGTACCTAAAAATAAGGTGATCACTATACGTGTAAGGGTTAAGTATACAAGCTGTGAAGGCTATCTGGAGTTCTTTACCTTTGTAATGAAAAATGTAATTACTCCCAACGGAGATAATATCAATGATATTATTGATTTCAGAGGAGTGAGCGGATATAAGGATTTCAGTGGTAAGGTTTTCGACCGTTATGGAAAAGAAGTATTTAAAGCAGAAAAAATCAGACCTTATTGGGATGGTTATTTCCAGGGAAAACGATTGCCAACAGCATCCTATTGGTATCAAATCACTTATGAAGATCCTGCAAGCAAGCTTCTTACCGTGAAAACCGGATGGATATTGCTTAAGAATATAGAATAATTTTAAACGATAATTAAAAGACTGGCTGTTTTGTCAGTCTTTTTTTATTATTCTTAAATAAATAGAGTTGATATTCTATCATAAATAAATTTGCATTAGTAATAATGTAAATTGTGTTAAACTGAATTTCAATCAAAAAAAATAGTATTTTTGTTTAAAATAATATAAAATGTTAAATAGGAGGACAGGGAATTTATTTTTGGCGTTATTTTTTGCTTTTATGGGAAGCTTTATTTTTGCTCAGAACAGAGGAAAAGTAGGGGAACTCAGAAGGCCCAGCGCAGCCACTTTAAGAGCGGGCGCTTTTATAGACGTGAATACTCCCGCTTATCCTGAATCTGGTTATAGTATTACGCAGTTGGTAAAGGATGTTCTTATATCAGGAGGAGGGTGTGCCAGTGCTAATGTGAGCAATGTTGTTGTATCTCCTAACCTGCAACCCGGTAATCAGAACCGAAGCTGGGGCTTTTTTAATAAAGCAGGGACGAACTTCCCATTCAATAAAGGGATTATTCTTTCTACAGGATATGCAAATAAAGCCGGAAATTCTTTTCTTGGTGATCTGAGTGATGATCTGGCAACAGGTGGCGACATGGATTTGGCCACTGCCCTGAATATTGATAATACTTTTCTTACAAATGCTACATTTATAGAGTTCGACTTTGTAGCTGTTTCCTCAGAAGTTACCTTTAAATATTTATTTGCATCCAAGGAATATCAGCAAAATTTCCCATGTAATATTACGGATGGTTTTGCCTTATTACTGAAAAAGGTGGGAGATCCTACCTATACCAATATGGCAGTGCTTCCTGGAGGAGCAGGCCCTGTGAGTGTAACTAATATTCACCCGGCATTTCCCCCTACTTGTGGTCCTAAAAATGAAGCCTATTATGGCGGAACAAATACAGCTCAGATAGAAACCAACTTTAATGGCCGTACAATTCCTTTAACAGCAAAGGCAGCTGTGATTCCGGGACAGAAGTATCATTTCAAAATGGTGCTGGCAGATTTTCAGGATCCTAATTTCGATTCGGCAGTATTTTTAGAAGCCGGATCATTTGATATTGGAGTGAAAATTCTAGGTCCGGGAGGAGTACAGCTTCCAGCTTCTGTGAATATGTGTGATAATACACCACAAACCTTTACTGCATCTGTTCAGGAACCTAACGTGACGTATCAGTGGTTTTTAAATAATAACCCTATTCCGGGAGAAGTTAATCCAAGTTATACAGCAACACAACCCGGAACTTACACCGTTAAAGTGTATATTCAGGGAAGTTCTTGTCCGGGAGAAGCAACAATTACTGTTGTTGGCGGAACTTCTCCTACAGTACAGAATGCTACACTCACAGCATGTTATACAACAGGAAATGCTACTTTTAATTTACCAATAGCACAACCTTCAATAAGTACAACACCAGGGGCTAATTTTTCCTATTATACCACACTGGCAGATGCCAATGCAGGAAATGCCAATACAATTCCTACTCCTGCAGCTTATCCTAGTCCGGGAGGGCAGACTGTCTATGTGAGAGTGGGAAGTGGTTTCTGTGCTAAGGTGGCAGAATTACAACTGGTAAAGGCTCCACAGATGACCGTGTCTATTGTGCCTCCTGTAGCTTTAACTTGTACTAATTCTCAAATAACGCTGGATGCCACAGCTTCAGTGTATCCTTCGGGAGCAACATTCAATTGGGTAACGACAGGAGGGAACATTGTTTCGGGTGGAAATACCCTGAATCCTGTCATCAATGCACCCGGAACATATACTTTGACTATATCACAAGTTTATCAGCCTGGTAATGTTAGTTGTACAGCAGTCGGAAATGTAGTGGTTACCGGAAACAGTGCACCACCCAATCCATTACTTACAGCAACTAAGGTTAAAATATGTAAGGGAGAGTCAATCACATTAACCGCTTCAGGAGGAGCTACCTACAATTGGGGTGGAGGTCTTCCAGGAAACGGAAATACACAGGTAGTGTCACCTACAGTTACTACTACTTATACAGTGACTGCGGTAGGATCCAATGGATGTGTATCTCCAAATCCAGCTACCTTAACGATTGAAGTATCAGAGCCGTTTACAGCACAAAATGCCATTCTGCATAAATGTTATCAACCAGGGTTAACTTTTAACCTTACAGAGGCTCAGAGCCAGATCACCAGCGCTTCAGGAGTTACATTTACTTATTATGTAAATCAGGCTGATGCCAATGCTGCCAATGGTAATTTTATTACAGGTGCTACAGCATATACACCTCTTTCGGCTAACCAGACAATCTATGTATTGGTGAGCAACGGAGGGTGTAGTTATGTGGT
This genomic interval from Chryseobacterium joostei contains the following:
- a CDS encoding choice-of-anchor L domain-containing protein — protein: MLNRRTGNLFLALFFAFMGSFIFAQNRGKVGELRRPSAATLRAGAFIDVNTPAYPESGYSITQLVKDVLISGGGCASANVSNVVVSPNLQPGNQNRSWGFFNKAGTNFPFNKGIILSTGYANKAGNSFLGDLSDDLATGGDMDLATALNIDNTFLTNATFIEFDFVAVSSEVTFKYLFASKEYQQNFPCNITDGFALLLKKVGDPTYTNMAVLPGGAGPVSVTNIHPAFPPTCGPKNEAYYGGTNTAQIETNFNGRTIPLTAKAAVIPGQKYHFKMVLADFQDPNFDSAVFLEAGSFDIGVKILGPGGVQLPASVNMCDNTPQTFTASVQEPNVTYQWFLNNNPIPGEVNPSYTATQPGTYTVKVYIQGSSCPGEATITVVGGTSPTVQNATLTACYTTGNATFNLPIAQPSISTTPGANFSYYTTLADANAGNANTIPTPAAYPSPGGQTVYVRVGSGFCAKVAELQLVKAPQMTVSIVPPVALTCTNSQITLDATASVYPSGATFNWVTTGGNIVSGGNTLNPVINAPGTYTLTISQVYQPGNVSCTAVGNVVVTGNSAPPNPLLTATKVKICKGESITLTASGGATYNWGGGLPGNGNTQVVSPTVTTTYTVTAVGSNGCVSPNPATLTIEVSEPFTAQNAILHKCYQPGLTFNLTEAQSQITSASGVTFTYYVNQADANAANGNFITGATAYTPLSANQTIYVLVSNGGCSYVVSLQLLRTAETTLTIATPQTVTCTTPQVTLNASTSVIPTGSTISWTTVGGNIVSGSTTLTPVVSAGGTYTLTVTNVSQPGNLSCPYTATVTVTQDTAAPVAALVSSQPRICVGESVTLTASGGTTYQWGNGLIGTGNTQVVSPTLNTVYTVYAVGANGCVSATPATVTVQVGPPIAGLSASKLKICAGESVTLTATGGFTYNWVGLTGNGNTQVVTPTVTTIYSVYALGGNGCSSVKAAEVTIEVVPAIVSTLENVYVCAGDNGTLDAGAGPNYTYLWNTGATTRTITTNAPGTYSVTISNGVCSKVFTAQLVNPDLPQFTNVVHEKTTLTLTASNPTGGTLEYSIDGGLTWQSSNVFTGILNNTTYHLMVRVKNAKCGTSLDYFTFVLNNAITPNMDGINDTIDFTGISGYKDFSASIFDRYGAEVFKASKGDVIWRGSLKGINLPTGTYWYQVQWENPANKKLEQRSGWILLKNRN
- a CDS encoding choice-of-anchor L domain-containing protein; translation: MLNYRLKNYFFLLTFLLASISVFSQITPERKKIRKKPSTESLRAGTFIDVNVPPYAASNYSPEQLVKEILINGGSTCTTANVTNVTVSPNHAADNDNRFWGYFNKGTATFPFTDGIVLTTGHAKEAGNSFIGLLGKTIGTGSDPDLVAATNPTVELKDAVALEFDFVPNSTQVKFNYIFASEEYDSDYPCTGGYSDAFALLLKKVGDPTYTNLAVLPGSAGPVSATNIVPAGNGFSCGPINEVYFGGMNNPHVGFNYYGKTVPLTAIADVIPGQTYHFKMVLADAKDNGHDSAVFLEGGSFDIGIKIVDETGVGLPGTINMCDNTPKSLKAQLATIPGMTFQWYKDGVLIPGATNAIYVATQPGVYTIKVMIPGNQCPGEATIKIIGGTSPTVQNAVLKLCTTPTLSTFDLLAAQSMISTTPNSIFRFYLNQADAQAQNNSYIPNLTNYNGTDGQVLYVLVSNGAFCSKIATLTLRKEETPIVKLNAAKLKICVGESVLLTASGGVTYEWSDNPTTGGIRTVSPTKTTTYIVYAIGAQGCKSLQPAQVTIEVVPAIVSTLKGGHICQGDRILLDAGSGPGYTYEWSTGQTSQTITVDKPGEYKVTISNGVCSKEFKTDVIKAVIPEVTNVDYNDKGTIVLTASNPSNGILEYSIDNGITWQSSNVFTNVPKNKVITIRVRVKYTSCEGYLEFFTFVMKNVITPNGDNINDIIDFRGVSGYKDFSGKVFDRYGKEVFKAEKIRPYWDGYFQGKRLPTASYWYQITYEDPASKLLTVKTGWILLKNIE
- a CDS encoding DUF1003 domain-containing protein translates to MKKYNEKTEVLEKIADRVTSWIGSIQSLIVHTLLFFTSFLLPMIHLVEFDKMLLILTTVLSLEAIYLAIFIQMSVNKSHEKIEDIQEDIEEISEDIEDIQEDIEEINEDIEDIQEDIEEISEDIEEINEEEEEEDHIERAKNVILKSNVSSNKNEIKALKDIITQLKNEIEQLKNNE